The region CACTCCATCTGAAGACCTAAGAGAGCGATTGATcttgtcacacacatacatatgcaaacacacactcatgcaggaGAAGTCATATGCATACAGACAGATTTATTTGAAGCTTAATTCctgaacattttcaaaagataAAAGATGTGACACATAGTATAAACAATAGTGAACATAGGCAACTCAcaatcacatacatgcactcttGTGCCTGCACAATGTCGGAGTCCAATATTTCCTCTGTGGATGAGTTTGCctttataacccccccccccccccccccacctctaaAATTGTGACAAGCCAAAGTCATGGTAGACAAAGAAGTACAgtattagtttttaaaaaaccctttgaTGCATGCCACTGAAATGAATTAACTGGGAGTATTTTCCACATTGTTCAGATATGCTTCATTCCACTCTCCCACTTATGTAATGTTAATggcttaatttgtttctgtggggaaTCCCTATAACATAACACCATCAATTGAACTATTAATTGTCACCACCTCTGTTTATCAAAGGCATGTCCACAGAGTTCACTCAGAGCTGTGGTTCTCCATAACCACAgccaaaatattaaaacacaaatgtaaattttcacaaattaaagAATTCAAAACTCCATTACATACTATACCAGTAATCATAATATAATTTGAAATTCTTTCACATGATCAGAGATACAACGATTTACTTTAAGACACATTTGCCCAGTGTATGGCTACCCCTTCATCTCAAccaaactatatatatatatatatatatataaatataaataaaaaggattTGCCAACGTAAGCTTCACATCACACCCGGGCCTATGTCCACACAAAGCAAGCCAGaggcgacagtggcaaggaaacaCTCCCTAGGTGACTTGCAGGAAGGAACCTTGGGAAGATCCAGATATCAGTAGCAGGGTGGGTGCATCCTTCTCTGTCTGCAGTGGTGCTAGAGCTGCAGATTAAAGCATCACTTCTTTCACATTTGAATGCTTCTTTTGTGTGGATTAAGCCCAAAGAAGGAAGATAAAGTGACAAACTATTGGACATCAAAAAGTCTCTggagatacacagacagatgtATCCTTATTATGCACTTTGGTTTAGCATGAGCTGTGTTTTTGACCagtaaatcaaaaaaaaaagtttttttttgcgttttttgTGCAAGCTTTTCAGATGGCAAACAATACAACTGGCTCACATATCCTATCtgcaaataattacagtatcacTTTCAAATATGTTCAATATTATCATGCGTCAAATCTATATGGATAGACACATTATCATGTTTCAAATCTATATAGATAGAATGTTGCCTGGGACACTGCCTTCTAGGTGGATACCAAAGTGGTGCTGTAAACCAGTATTAAAGAGTGTTTGAACCTTACTCTAAACAGGAAAATACATATAAACTGTTTTTCATATAACGTTATATATTCTGACAAATGATATAACAGCAAACAACAAATCATCTTGAATCACTGAACCATCCCTAAATTATACAGGATGTAACTAACTGGATGAGCAACTCTACTGAAAATAACTGACCCGATTTACTAATATTGTGGAGGACAGGATTCGAATTACAACAGCTGATTCCTTATCGGTGTTGAAAGCGTCGAGATATATAGTCAGACGAGCTAGAGCAGGTGTTATTGGTTGCCACCACAGAATGGAGTTGCCTGTTAATTTCTCTTCCTTGGTTTTATTGCGAGGACACGGCTGGCGTGTCATGATGTCATGACGCACTGACCGGAAGTGGAGCTAACACAGTTAGCCCGGTGTCTTAATATTACGATGTATGAGTAAAATGGGTATaaagaaaatgatgaaataacTGAAGAAGAGTTTCGGTGGGTGTGAGAATTggtctgcagtgtgtttggctgGACGACAAAATCCAACGAGTTTTTATTGCGCTTTGATTCACCATAAAAAGGACGCACATATATCTCGTTAGCTAGCCGAGGATTCGCTTTCTCGCGCATTAATGTACTTTACGGAATTAATTCGTTAACACTCGTCAGTAGCGAAGTAGTTTGCTGTGATTTCGTTGTTTGCTGTTGATCACTAGCAAGACAGCTAGGTTGTAAAAGAATTGTTGCTTGCTAGCGAACGAGCTAATGTGTATTTGGTTGTAGCGAATGTTACTATCTGTTGTTGAGTTTACTATGCCGTACCCTTAATCTGCGTGCGGTGTCATTAACCTAGATTTGTTACTATCAATTCTACCTGCATCCTGTTAGGGAACTCCCGGCTAATGTGacgttagctagttaactaTAATTCCAGAAACAAGACAAAAGAGAATTACACAAGGCCCACGCTAACCTTTCGTTTATTTCCCCCCCAGATACAATTCCCAGGAGAAAATGACGCAAATATTAAAGGCGGTTGTGGCGTTGCGGGTTATACTGACTCTGTATCTGTTGCTGTTGGACCTTTCCGTGGAATCTACCTCTGAATTTCATCCTTACAAAGTTCTTGGAGTCGCCAAGAGCGCAAGTCATGCCGAAATTAAGAAGGCGTACAAACGGCTAGTCAGAGAATGGTGAGCCATAGGTCTAACCTCTTAGAAACGTTCAAACGTATAAACAAAATTGCGACGTTCCCAAGGacaacttgttttaaaaaaaaaaaaaaaagcctcgtATATAGGACTTTGCTGCTTTTTATTGGTACATTGGAAGACACCAAACAGCTGTTGATTATTAGCCATTTACTGccttattgtcatttttttgaaGGCACCCAGACAAGAACAGAGATCCAGGGGCTGAAGATATGTTTATCAAGATATCAAAGTCCTATGAGGTAAAATTTATGTTCCAATGCACTTGCAAGGTAActaaaagaaaatgcacttaTAATAATTCAaccatttgattttttaaatgtattactgCTGTACTGTTCCAGATACATAACTTAGTCTTGAGCAGGGggatatttcacaaagcaggattgctgacttagctggataactgcagtAAAACCAGGAAAGCTCTTCTACTTCAGTCGATGTTCcaagatttgggagggttccggcctttattcagtgcagttgtccagctagctcagtaatcctgctttgtgaaaaccAGTCTCTGGAAGCTCTGTTGTTCTTTGACCGTAAGGCTTTTTTTGAACACGTGTCTTTTATTATGCACacctacctgccccccccccccagatcttGTCCAATGAGGAGAAGCGAGCAAATTATGACCAGTATGGCCAGATGGACGAGAACCGCCAGCACGCACAGCCGCACCAAGGGTTCCGCCACTTCCACGACAACTTCTACTTCGACGAGTCCTTCTTCCACTTCCCCAGGGCCAGCCGCGACTTCGCCGACAGCAAGTACGCGCTGCACTACACGCAGTACATGAGCGACGTCGTCCCCGACAGCTTCAAGCGGCCGTACCTGATCAAGATCACCTCCGACTGGTGCTTCACCTGCATCCACATCGAGCCCGTGTGGAAGGAGACCGTGCAGGACCTGGAGGGTCTTGGTGAGAGGGGCTTTTTCCTCTTGTACTGTTCGGGGTGCAGTTTAAGTAAACATGCAGATGTGCCTTGAACTGTGACCAGACCATATCTTATTGACATGTCCAGTAGCACGTTAGACTCATGGACTGTTAAAGGAAGAACATGCTAATGCTGTTTGCCTTTAGAGGTTGAATTTGAGATGGTTAACCTGTACCTGATTCAAGTCATTGACTGACAGAGTACTGCATGTTTCTTTCGAAAGTATTTGTGTTCTAGTCAGCAGCTGATTTATTTCAGGAGCAACTGGTGTGTTCACTTGCTGTCCAGCTAAGAAATATAGGGTGCAGTGTGGTAGTCACTGTTAGCTCAGGGATTGGGAGTTGTTCACCCATGAAAGAGACGGTCACataagtgcatgctgggagcatCCTTTCTGAAAACGGAACATGAGCCTGGtaccttccgaggtttcttcccatctgccacagggagatTTTCCTTGCTACCATTGCTTTAGGCtcgctcctgtgggggtttttggccagggttgtctgtgaagcgtgtTGTGACACTTGCTGTGAAGTacgctttataaataaaatttgattgattgactgttAAAGGAAGAACATGCTAATGCTGTTTGCCTTTAGAGGTTGAATTTGAGATGGTTAACCTGTACCTGATTCAAGTCATTGACTGACAGAGTACTGCATGTTTCTTTCGAAAGTATTTGTGTTCTAGTCAGCAGCTGATTTATTTCAGGAGCAACTGGTGTGTTCACTTGCTGTCCAGCTAAGAAATATAGGGTGCAGTGTGGTAGTCACTGTTAGCTCAGGGATTGGGAGTTGTTCACCCATGAAAGAGACGGTCACataagtgcatgctgggagcatCCTTTCTGAAAACGGAACATGAGCCTGGtaccttccgaggtttcttcccatctgccagaGGGAGATTTTCCTTGCTACcattgctttaggcttgctcctgtgggggttttggccagggttgtctgtgaagcgtattgtgacaattgctgtgaaatacgctatataaataaaatttgattgattgattgaacatTTCGTAGTGAGAGAGCTGGAGTGTGACTCTGTCTTTAAGGTGTCGGGATTGGCGTGGTGGACGTCGGCTACGAGAGGCGGTTGGCCAACCAGCTGGGGGCGCACCGTACCCCCTCCATACTCGGGCTGGTCAACGGCAAAGTCACGTTCTTCCACTACTCCATTGTCAAGGAGCACCTGAGGCAGTTTGTTGAGGATTTGCTCCCTCAGAAACTCGTTGAAAAGGTACGGTATGTGTGACAGAAGTTGGGAAAAAAATTGCAAATGGTGactcttgtgtgtttttgctttccCCGTTACTTATACTCTAGTTTATTTTGCTCTAAACTTCACATAGGCTAATTTGACTGAAGTGTGAACACATAGATTGCGATCCTCTGAATCACGACTTGTAACACTTTGGTGTCCTGATAATgtcctgaaatgtgaaatttattGACCCAAGGTCTCAATCCATTGTGTTTcagtgcatttctttttattccttggagtttgaaacaaaaaaaatgctgttaataaagaaaaaatagttaattgctcttttttcttattttacagaGTAAGCTTCCAATGTCTGCATTGTGGATGAGggaatatttttgttgtaatgATTTAcgtttttttgcttttaggtCACAGATAGAAACTACCTGGATTTCTTAAACAGTTGGCACGAGGAGAACAAACCCCACGTGCTTCTGTTTGACCAAGTGCCTACAGTTCCTCTGCTTTACAAGGTAGACCACAATCCAGTACTGGTCACTGAATGAATACCATTTTATATTGTCTTTATATAAAGAAaggtgtaaaaaatgtatttcctgaaTGTTAGTATTTAGCATGCTGTTATGTTATatgaaatattgtaaaatgaataattgtATTGCCTGTCACATTGAACTGATATTGTTTCCTTCTGGACTGCAGCTGGCAGCATTTGCTTTTAAAGACTACGTGCGGTTTGGCTATGTGGACCAGGGTTTGACGGAGACTGCAGACCTCCTGCAGAAGTTCAATGTCAACACCTATGCTCCCACCATGCTTCTCTTCAAAGAGAATACAGACAAGCCAGCCGACGTCATTCAGGTAGGCCTGTTTAAAGGGAACTTCGTGCTGTTCTCTAATAAAGCACCTTACCTTGGTTTACCTTAGAgttgtttttaaacacaaacacaaacattttaaatatccgTTTCTCtggggaaatttaaaaaagtgttaaatatttgaaaacatacGGCCGTAGAAGAGCATTTTATATTGGTGGTGCTGACCATACCCCAGAGACGGTGGTGCACCCTGCTGTACACAGATCACCCGGGCTGCTTACCACAGCTAAATTCAAATTTTGAAATTCAACTGCCTCCAAACATAGAAAAGTATGCGTATCTTCTGTTGCAGTCGGTTACCTTTTTTATTACAGAAGCTAATTCTGTTGCAGTTCAGAATTAGTGCCCTTGAGGGCTGGACCCTCTCTGGGATTTGAACTTGCAACCTCATGGTTGCCAGGCCAGGTCAATAGCAGCCCACATccttgagtgtttttttttctctcccttttctcaCCCTTTCTCAGGCTAAGGGAATGAAGAAGCAGATCGTGGACGAGTTCATCTCGTCCAACCGGTTCCTCGTGGTCCCGCGTCTGGTGAACCAGAAGGTTTTTGACGAGCTGTGCCCCGTGAAGCAGTTCCACCGGCGTAGGAAGTAGGGCTCCCGCCGCTCTCTCCACCCTGGTCTTTAGCTTCCACACTGCAGGCCatagagcagggctgggcagctccgggccgggagggccagtgtgtgtgcaggtttttgttcctgCTATTTACCCAGGCTAAGTGAGTTAACTGGCTACGTACGCTAACTCTGGTTCACTCATAGATCAGATCACGGTAAATGTTTCATATAGAGAGACATAAGAACAGTCTTTAGCTGTCATTCGTGTGCTTATTGAAAAATGCAGCTGAAATGTTCGATTGGGTAAATGTTAGGGCTAGAACTTGGCATGAGAACCAGAAACATAtggccctcgttgcccacctctgtGTTAAGACAGATGTTAGGCTGTCCTGTCCCATCTGAAAAAAAGCCTTGATTTGGCATTCGAGTGAAAGTGAACCCCAAGTGCAGTTTGAGGCTTACATTTGAGAaaaattttaacatttgaaaCGAAAACAACGCCTGCTTTTGGAAAGCACATTGACTGGAAAGATTGTATTGTAAGGAATAGCCTGTTCCTGAGGCATTTCGGTGCCAGGCTTCTGCCAGAATGACATGGCTGACGCCCGTACCATGTGACCCCGCAGGTACTGCGTGCTCCTCATCACCGGGGCGGACGAGTCCCTGGCCCCGGGGAACGCCGCGTTCCTCTCCTTCGCCGCCTTCAACACCAAGGAGGTCCTGCGGTTCGCCTACGTCTACCAGAGGCGGCAGCAGCCCCTGTGCGACGCCCTGCTCAAGAGCAAGGAGACCGCGCTGCCCCAGGTCTGTCCCAGAGCGTCAGCCGCTAGCAGTGCGCTATTCCCATTCATGCCATATCACTGCAGTTACTGGTGTTCATTTCGTTTTGTTCTGTAATGCTGGCACAAGTGTATGAGCACTTTTACAATATCATAGTTTCACATGGTGaccattttgattggctgattggttgTGGTCTTTAGATATATTGCTATTCACATACCTGTATTATATGCTCTGCATAGGAGGGTCAGTTGAGTCAGCACATGTAAATGATAATGTAATCTCAACTGTCCAGTTCAGGCGAATACTAAAGAGATATTAGGTGCTGGTTGTTGATGTTCATCTTACCAGATTATGTAGACGGCACCCAAAATTGAACCTCTCACTTACACCAGGGTGATCAGTGGTGAGGATCTGACTCTGTTTCACCAAATTTTacctgtgtttatgtgtgcgtgtgcgtgtgtgtctgcgtgcatgtgtgtgtgaacgctcATGGTCGGCAGGTGGTGATTCTGGAGAGGCGGAACGCTGCTGGGAAGGTCCTGTACAGAGCTGTCACGGGGGGGTGGAACGGCAGCGAAGAGGACAAGTTCCGTCTCCAGGAGCAACTGGACATCCTGCAGAAGGACCCCTCCTTCCTCACCTATGACGCCGTGCTGCCCGAGCTCAACAACGAGTTCGCCTCTGTGAGTTCCCTCCCCACCTGGCCTTTACCTGTTAATCTGCATTTAACATGGCCCCCGCAGTATGTGTGCAAGGGTTTAGTGAGGAGTCTTGCCGAGCCTAACTGTTAAGTTGAAGGAATGGAATACATCGCTCCACTGACTATCAAGCACACAGTCAGTTTGCTTTGGCTTAAGCAATTCATCTGTAATACCAGTCTCACTTGTTAGACTCATAACCTTGCAGTACAATGAGCCTATTCAGGCTTACAGTATGGTGTGTGCCAAGTCTAGCCAGCTCAGTGGTCAGTTACATCTGAGAAATCATTAGCTTTTGGACGTGGAGCTCCAGTAGGAGGTGGCAATTGCAAACCAGAAAACCAGTCTGGtggtgcatgagtgagtgaataaCTCAACACTGGCTAGAACCGGTTGGATCCCTTTCTAGACACTGTAGAGATGGAGCTCAATGCTCCATCTCTACAGATGGAGAATATAATGATCTATAATGCTCTGGTGAAATCCCAGTCGATTTCATTGGGTTACATATCAAATAAAAGCCTGAGACATTGGCAAAAACAATGATAGATGCGTCTGTGAGTTACGTGAGTCCAAACAGGCAATCAAGATGGTTGTGGATTGGCAGCTATTCAAAAGGGGTAAACATTTTAATCAGTTGCTGTTAATCTTTGCTTAGATCTAGTTACTCatattgctttgtgttttatggaGCCAAGCAATGAGTTTCACTCCTTGCAACACGAGAAAAGTTTTTGAAACTACTTAAGGTTTTTGAACTTAGGTTTTCACATACAGCTTTAACAATTGTCATCAATCATGAAAATTAGCCACAAACAAATTGTGTTGGGCAAATAGTATTGGTGAAATGTTTTCTATtctctgcattttctttttgggcATAGATGTTTCTCATTCAGTGGATTTACTCAGCGTACGACTACCTCTCTCAAATTGTGGAGGACGTTCTTCACAGTAACTGGTAAGTTCCTTTGCTAGCCTGTAGGTGGCAGTGGTGTACTGGGTCATAATCACCATaaggcacatactgtataaccTAAGGGCCTGATACAGTACCTTGTTAGTGAAAGGACAGCTAAACGGAGACTTTAAaagatatttgttttgcacttgTTGATTTGTTTCTGTCTACTCTAAAGGTGTCCGTGTCGCTGTTCTTTCTGATTTTCATCTAAACGaattactgtaaaaatgtttttatttgtgactGTCTGACAAGAGCTCTGATAGAAAGCGTTGTTTTCAGGCGTGAAATGATGCCCCTGCTGTCTTTGATCTTCTCCGCCCTCTTCATCCTCTTCGGCACAGTCATCATCCAGGCCTTCAGGTGAGGAACGCCAGACCTCTGCCTTCCcgcctctcttctcccccctcccgcctcactcctcccccctcctgcctgtctcctccctccttccgcctctctcctccgccctctcgtctccttctctgtctctgttcatTCCACCGTCACCATCTTTCACTAACGCTCAAACGCGCCGTTCTTCCCGCTCGATTTTCAGCGATCCCAGTGAGGAGAAGCAGCCGAAGCCGAAGCCCAAGGAGGCGCCGAAGACTGAGAACGGGTCAGGGAACGGCGCTGCCTCATCGAGGTGAGGAAGAGGCCGGAACCTTCCGCCGCTCGCATGAGAACTTACCGTGACCCAGGACCGTTctcttaaaaaaacataaacaagtaGTGTACAGTACCTTGAAGATGTCCAGTggacaccaaaaaaaagaattacccCATTAAAGTAGATGTGTAAATGTATGGCAACCATTTTGGTTAGTTTTTTTCCTTGACTTGCAACCATGTAGTGTTGGTTCTGGCTCATCTGTCAGATACTGGGAGGTACTGGGAGTGGATTATGTGGAAGCATTGGTCCACTTGGCTTGTCTGAACGATTTAAACTCACCACAAAGACCAGCGTGTGGTAATCCTACTGTGGTGATGCATTGTTGTGTAATAGCAGAGGCTCAATGCTTAAATGCTGGAAAGGAATGCTTATtcttcagatttgttttttgctCAGAAGCTTCTGAACGGTCAGTTGTGGCCCAAGCAAT is a window of Anguilla anguilla isolate fAngAng1 chromosome 13, fAngAng1.pri, whole genome shotgun sequence DNA encoding:
- the LOC118211347 gene encoding dnaJ homolog subfamily C member 16-like, whose translation is MTQILKAVVALRVILTLYLLLLDLSVESTSEFHPYKVLGVAKSASHAEIKKAYKRLVREWHPDKNRDPGAEDMFIKISKSYEILSNEEKRANYDQYGQMDENRQHAQPHQGFRHFHDNFYFDESFFHFPRASRDFADSKYALHYTQYMSDVVPDSFKRPYLIKITSDWCFTCIHIEPVWKETVQDLEGLGVGIGVVDVGYERRLANQLGAHRTPSILGLVNGKVTFFHYSIVKEHLRQFVEDLLPQKLVEKVTDRNYLDFLNSWHEENKPHVLLFDQVPTVPLLYKLAAFAFKDYVRFGYVDQGLTETADLLQKFNVNTYAPTMLLFKENTDKPADVIQAKGMKKQIVDEFISSNRFLVVPRLVNQKVFDELCPVKQFHRRRKYCVLLITGADESLAPGNAAFLSFAAFNTKEVLRFAYVYQRRQQPLCDALLKSKETALPQVVILERRNAAGKVLYRAVTGGWNGSEEDKFRLQEQLDILQKDPSFLTYDAVLPELNNEFASMFLIQWIYSAYDYLSQIVEDVLHSNWREMMPLLSLIFSALFILFGTVIIQAFSDPSEEKQPKPKPKEAPKTENGSGNGAASSSRPPKKSFVEVTELTDITYTSNLVKLRPGHINVLLVLTDASKNVLLSKFAKEVYSFTGSQTLHYSFLNADKHREWMDSVLEFAQDPTQADSDEEEDAGGHRADYAGFVMALNGHKKYFCLFRPVYTGDDLGGRSSDEGGAGTGGGGGGGGGGGRSRSGSREEQPRKHNPRSASTLQIHHKLDRLGLWMERLMEGTLPRHYIPSWPGLDKITAGK